A genomic window from Silene latifolia isolate original U9 population chromosome Y, ASM4854445v1, whole genome shotgun sequence includes:
- the LOC141627707 gene encoding uncharacterized protein LOC141627707, with amino-acid sequence MWKILLWKIITNVLPTGHEFYKRSIDVDPSCGMCDSDQRTLETPEHLFRDCNFSSRIWAGSDLGIRVEGTKGVSIADWICNWIRYLAKREEGIYKVMSFVATLWALWTMRNRIKFQNQEINPHIIINMIYRAIRERVSILKRSLDKKTERSNRRPNEERTIQEESLAIRDGHPVCILGKPSGCAVIRVKVDASWNRNFEAAFGWIAYDNMGSELGRRQVHTKAESALQAEAMGVRDILLWAQEWRHLHLDISSDCLQLINQLAGADKDDHRIMGILEDIRASYSFFHCLCFNFIPRRLNGIAHNLAKQAMKL; translated from the coding sequence ATGTGGAAGATTCTCCTATGGAAAATTATCACAAATGTTTTACCGACAGGACATGAATTCTACAAGCGAAGCATTGACGTGGACCCGTCATGCGGCATGTGTGACAGCGATCAAAGGACATTGGAAACGCCTGAACATCTTTTTCGAGATTGCAACTTTTCAAGTAGAATCTGGGCAGGTTCTGATCTGGGCATTCGCGTAGAAGGAACTAAGGGCGTCTCTATCGCTGACTGGATTTGTAATTGGATCCGATATCTAGCCAAAAGAGAGGAAGGAATCTATAAGGTGATGTCCTTCGTGGCTACACTATGGGCATTATGGACTATGCGCAACAGGATCAAATTTCAAAATCAGGAGATCAACCCGCACATTATCATCAATATGATATATCGGGCCATCCGGGAACGAGTGAGCATTCTGAAGAGGTCTCTTGATAAAAAAACGGAAAGAAGTAACAGGAGACCGAATGAGGAAAGGACAATTCAAGAGGAATCTTTGGCTATTAGGGATGGGCATCCTGTGTGTATTCTCGGTAAGCCAAGCGGATGTGCTGTGATACGGGTGAAGGTTGATGCTAGCTGGAACAGGAATTTTGAGGCGGCCTTTGGATGGATTGCCTATGATAATATGGGGAGTGAACTGGGGCGGAGACAGGTGCACACGAAAGCAGAATCGGCTTTACAGGCTGAAGCCATGGGGGTCCGAGATATTCTTCTGTGGGCGCAAGAGTGGAGACATCTTCATCTGGACATTTCTTCGGATTGCTTGCAGCTTATCAATCAACTGGCAGGTGCTGACAAGGATGACCATAGGATTATGGGCATTCTTGAGGACATTCGTGCTTCCTATAGTTTCTTTCATTGTCTATGTTTTAATTTTATCCCGAGGCGGTTAAATGGTATTGCGCATAATCTTGCAAAGCAAGCCATGAAACTGTGA
- the LOC141627708 gene encoding uncharacterized protein LOC141627708, with protein sequence MANLRFVVREAKEISAKKLKKNLKILTELSKSTNFSGENLGKPRRSTTTCSPSKSLYSHLSSSGVLRDINPKSYCQGLDPMAISEAFSVAQYMGEKEIMGIDCFVLKLCADQNDLADRCDNTAETIKHVTFGYFSQKSGLLVYLEDSYLTRIQSPGTCPQYWETTMGSKIEDYRTLEGVMIAHSGQTHAIITRFGDNFKLGPTILRMEEAWVIDDVAFNVQGLSMDCFIPPPEVKSNCLEENLKYGCYSPLDR encoded by the exons ATGGCGAACTTAAGATTTGTAGTTAGGGAGGCGAAAGAAATATCAGCAAAAAAACTCAAGAAAAATCTGAAAATTTTAACTGAACTTTCAAAATCTACAAATTTCAGTGGTGAAAACCTTGGTAAACCCCGTAGATCAACCACTACATGTTCACCTTCAAAATCTTTATACAGCCATCTTTCTTCAAGTGGAGTTTTGAGAGATATCAATCCCAAATCGTATTGTCAG GGCCTAGATCCCATGGCTATATCAGAAGCATTCTCGGTAGCTCAATACATGGGAGAGAAGGAGATAATGGGCATAGATTGCTTTGTGCTGAAATTATGTGCTGATCAAAATGACCTAGCTGATCGTTGCGATAACACGGCCGAGACAATCAAGCATGTAACCTTTGGTTACTTCAGCCAAAAGAGTGGCTTGCTAGTTTACTTAGAAGACTCCTACTTGACCCGAATTCAGTCTCCTGGTACTTGCCCACAGTACTGGGAGACCACAATGGGCTCGAAAATTGAGGACTATCGGACATTGGAAGGAGTTATGATCGCCCATTCTGGTCAAACACATGCCATCATTACCCGTTTTGGGGATAATTTCAAGTTGGGTCCCACGATCCTACGAATGGAAGAGGCTTGGGTCATTGACGATGTTGCCTTTAATGTGCAAGGGCTCTCTATGGACTGCTTTATCCCTCCACCCGAAGTTAAGAGCAATTGTCTCGAGGAGAATCTCAAATATGGTTGTTATTCTCCTCTTGATAGATGA
- the LOC141627709 gene encoding uncharacterized protein LOC141627709, which yields MNRLAPLSEEPCNEDEIKKLSKKSYALKNWVKNLFFHKKSDLKLLLSVLACPLFPISLLPPHSLLQVSSSAQYIIEHFRAATGCKRLEKMVVKNVFATGKVSMTMLEEPGSSGSPAAVVAAGASHKGCFVMWQMLPNKWSIELVVDGRKVLAGSDGNVAWRYTPWLGSHAAKGGVRPLRRVLQVGVKFFFFFFFETYLTEVKQNYYCNR from the exons ATGAATAGACTAGCGCCATTATCAGAAGAACCCTGCAACGAAGATGAAATTAAAAAGCTTTCAAAAAAGAGTTATGCATTGAAGAATTGGGTTAAGAATTTATTCTTTCATAAAAAATCTGATCTTAAGCTTCTCTTAAGTGTTCTTGCTTGCCCTCTTTTTCCCAtttctcttcttcctcctcactCTCTCCTCCAG GTGTCGTCATCAGCCCAATACATAATAGAGCACTTCAGGGCAGCAACAGGGTGCAAAAGGCTGGAAAAAATGGTAGTCAAGAATGTGTTTGCAACAGGGAAAGTGAGCATGACCATGCTTGAGGAACCCGGCTCAAGCGGCTCACCAGCCGCTGTCGTGGCTGCTGGAGCGTCTCACAAGGGTTGCTTTGTCATGTGGCAGATGCTTCCTAACAAATGGTCTATTgagcttgttgttgatggacgtAAAGTTCTAGCTGGTAGTGATGGTAATGTGGCTTGGCGCTACACCCCCTGGCTTGGCTCACATGCGGCTAAAGGCGGCGTTCGCCCTCTTCGCCGTGTACTCCAGGTTGGTGttaagttctttttttttttttttttcgaaacgtATTTAACCGAAGTTAAACAAAATTATTATTGCAATCGATGA